The genomic interval CCATCACAAAAATATTCAGCAAGACATGATATCAAGGCCTTACCTGGGGAAATGATTGACTTTTTGAATATCTGTAAGGGAACGCAGCAAGGAGGGCTTCAAGTGTGATCCTGTCCACATGAGATTATAATCGCTGCTATTAGGGTGCACCTAAAAAGCAACataaaaacaccacacacataGAAACATAGAAGTAATGAAAAGCACCACCACTTGTCCTACAGACTGTGACATCTATGAGACCAAAGTAATTCTAGTTTAAGACAATCGCCTCTACTCATCTCTAATATTAGTGCACTTTTAGCCAGACTCCTGTCCTAAGCTACTGTACAGTGGTGCTTGGAAATAACCCTGTCATATTTTCCTGAACAAACAtgtgcttttgttctttttatagACTGTTTAAACCATTTGTAAAGTGTTCTAGATTTCTTCACAAAGTTTGCGAGACCAATTCCTCAACTTGGCATTATCCAGAAGAAAATGCACCTTGCACACACATCTCTCAAAGTGTCACTAGCTGCATATAGGACATTACTTAGAGCAAAACAGGTGCTAGAAGAGAAACATGAAACACTAAATCAATGCTTCTGTGAGCCTGCAAAGGCTGAGAGATTAAATCCTTCAGACCTTCCCAAAGGTGTGATGTGACACtttaaaagcaagaagagaaaaaacacaactcAACTTAAGCATTCCTTTTTCCCTAATTTTGGAGGCTAAAGGGTAATCCTGTGAGAGAACAAAAGCACAATATATTTCCTGTCTGATGGGCAGAGcatgttaaaataaacaaacaaaaaaccaccaccaaacaaacaaaaaatcctgaGGGGGCCACAGCAAGTTCCTGGTTCTAACCCTGcagagtaggaaaaaaaatcaaccaaccaaaccaacaaaaaaccaccaccaccaacaaaaatacacacaaaatggaaaaaaaaaaccacacaaaccacacacacacacacacacacaaaaacaacaaaaaaccacaacaaaacaaaccaacaaccaaaaaaaccccacccatcACACAaacttcatcatcatcatcatcaccacctTCCAACCATCAGATCTCAAGTTTATTGCACTCACCTCGTGGAATCCATGGGCAGTCAGAATGCTTCGAACTAGGCGGCTGTCTGTTCGCACAATCTTATAGGACAAGCGGTAGCGCTCTGTTAAGAGGACACGAGACAAAATACTTGAGTGGGCACTTAGAAGAATAAACCAAAGCTACCTATGCTaccaaagaagagagaagagcacCGTAGCACTCAGCACAGCTGCACTTAATCCCCACTGGAGCATCCACACAGTAGCAGCATGCAACAGGCAAAGGCTGATAGGAAATACCTGCCCATCTCTTGGGGCATTAACTCCAACGATGGCACTGAACTGCATTGCTGCATCACTGAACCCTATCGtatcaaaataaattacaggaCAACCTAGCAAAtgcccagattttttttttaacagctctTTATACAGATTGCTTTATAACACTCCAGACTTGAtttcagttctttcttctttattcaaaATCACTATTCCTACCTAAAAGTAATCATGCCATATGCCCCTCGTTGACATGGCTAGCTTATATGATCGATTTTAGATACtgaaaacccaaaataaaacaatgaatttTTGTTCACATCTCATCCATCTGCACTGATCTTCCAATAAATAACTACAAAAAAACAGTAGGAAATAAAGTAAATAGGacaagaacaagagaaaaatcactaTCCAAGTagaaagtcattaaaaaaaagcagtaagcaTCACTGGAGGTATAAGATAAACAGAAAGCAAGTAACAAGACTAGAAGCCAGTTGCCACACTAAAGGATGTGGCAATCCATAAAAGAGTTCAAAGAAAATAGAGGCAGAAATTGCAATGCTAGAATAAAGAATCACTTGGAAAAGGCGCTTTACGAACTGGTTCAAACTGAGAATATAAGGATGAAGGGTAGATGAAACCTCTACCAATAAGtctaaagaaaagagtaagatgTATCTTACTCCGGGACTGGACAAAGCTCAAGGAAATTTAACAGGTTGCACTATTCAGCAGCAGACTTGTTAAaccacaaaaagcctctgcctcctgagaaaaagcaggagagacACTACACTCCAGTTAGGATACAAGTTACAATTACCATCAGTTTCTGCCACTATTCAGGTATGTTTTTAACTCACATGAAAAGGATCAGGAGCTTCCACATACAAATCACTTTCTCCACCCCTTACCCCAATGAGCCAGAAGCATTTCTGCTTGGATAGGATATTAGAAATGAGAGCACCAATTAcctaagaaaggaagaagcaagagaaGAAGCGTCAGCATCTTCACAAAAAGAAGCAGAGTAGATTTTAGCTTTTCTCCAACTCAGCACATCTAGAATGAGCTCCCAGCTGTACACACCCACAAGTACTAACTCTCATAATCCAGAGTGAGTGTTTATAACAACTCTGCCTCTTATTTAGAGGCTCTCCCTTATTTGACACTAGAGAGGTTTATCTCCTGACTCAAGTGCTGCCAGAGCAGCAATCATTTtccttatggccttactcccaGTTGTGAGCCTATAGACACAGAGATTTCTTACTACAGCTTACTACTGTTCTTACCACTGTGGGGCTGGCTGCTTTATTTCCCAGTGAACCCTCTCAAAACTCATTGCAACAATTAAGTTCTTAGCTACATAGTAGTAAATTCATATTCTGTTTGTAAGCTTTAGCATGGCCTCCAAGTTCAATTTGCAAGCAGAAAATTACAACTCAAAACACATCAGGACCCAACGGAGGGACAAATATAGACATTTGTCACAACCGAAAGACGTGATAAACATTCATCAACTGACCAAGCATTTCTGAACATCTCAGTGCTCAGAGACAAGAGATGATTGCAATTTCTTTCCTACCATGTCCTATTCCCCctcacaaagaaaagggaacatCCAGGTAAGAGACTTCCACGTCACACCTTCAGGCCAAAAGCTGGAACATAGTTGCACCCACCTCCAATTAGGCGGAGGTAGCTATCGTTGGTCAGAATGGCTTCAGCATGAAACACCAAGACAGGGACCCGCCTGCAGCCGCCACCAGTCCACCTGATACATGGATGATCCCTGAAATGGCAAGATAGTAGAAGCAACTGCTGAGTCTCAGACACACAGCGGTTACTTACAATGAGGACACATCAATTCTCCATACTTGCCCATGTTTGCCCACCTAGCCTGTGGCAGGACACGGGCAGATAACAGAAGACTGGTAAGGAGGATCATAAACATGCTCAAGTGACTTGGCAGCTGGGATgtagaaaaatacatatatcaTTCTAATTGTTGTCTATCCCTGTGTGTTTGACAAGTAGAACATCTGTGTTCAGATAACACAGGCCTCTGATAGACTTAGAAGCATCATATTGAACATGCCTGAGATTCCTACTCTGCTGAGGGAAAGATCAAAGCACAGGGGTGAACTATGCCTGCGTGAATCCCTGAAGAAAAGCAGGTTCAGCAATCCTCTGGCAAGGACTGAGATCCACGGTGTGCCCCTCTGACAGGGTGCTGCTTTGGGGATCGCCTGGCCAGCAaggtaatgaaaataaatttactctcTGCATTTCAGCCccggttttgtgtttgttcctgTACCCTGCCAGTGCTGACTCACACACACATCCTAGGCACCCTTGGTACTCAGCTACAAACGGAATCATCCAGATCATCctcttttggggtttttcttgtcAATCTAAGTTGGAGTTctgatttatttgtatttattttactgagTGTAATTTGAAAGAAACCCCATGAATTTTCGCAGCTACAGTTGTCTGGATTTACAGCCTGAAAACAGGATCTATAATTCAGGATAAACTATAATTGCTGGTATCCACATAACCAGACCTTACAATGCAGGATCTGGTCTCCAACTTAAGAACTGCAAATCCCGGTTGCAATCCTGGACTGTGAAGGGCACAAAAAGGCACTCACACAGAGTTTGAGGAACTAGAATAGGCTTGGTTCAACACAACAGATAAACGTGTGCATTCTTGCTTTTTAATTCCTGCCAGATGCAGTGGAATGCAAACCCAGAATTCAGCAATGGTGCTTCCAAACAGCTACTCAAGCTACAGGTTCTGAGATACAGTGATCGGTTCTGTCCAAAACAACAAGCCTGCATTGGGAACTACCATCTCCCTAGAGGAATTAAGGACACACACAAATAATTAACGTGTATTATATGAAAATCTTgagatcagagaaaaaaaacctgccatCTCCCTAAGCAAATAAAACTCAGACTGCTTATTACTCACTGCGCAAGGAAAAGGAACCACGAAAAAGTTAACGGAAACAGAGACTGAGAGATTGAAGAGACACCTCTCTATCTGCACAGAcaagaagaaatataaatattagtAGAGATACACAGAAGCATTAGTCTACAGAATGTGCAAGACCATGGTCTGCCAAGGGTTTGGAAAACCACAAAAGACAGAACACTTCCTACACTTAAAACataggaacagaaataaaagagcaaTTTTCTGATGCTAGGACAAGTACTCTCAAGTATAACCTTGGTTCTCTTCACCAAGTTATTACCACTATCaccaagacaaaataatttcataacaCCACCATCTGCTTCCACCacctctaaagaaaaaaaaaaattaaaaaatcagctGCTGGGATGTAATTAGGTGTTcagactggaagggacctgagAAGCTTCCAGAGTTTACACTACAGGCCAGAGGCTTATATAAATGAGAAATGAGCTGAGGCAACAGGAGGGGAGTTTATGTTAAGCCTGTCCTGAGGATTTGCAGTAAGGCTCAATCCTCCAGGTGACAGTCATTCATTTCCAGCATGACCCTTGGTCACTTGATACAGACACACTACTACAATTATGTTCTAGTTGAAAGCAGTTCTGGACTTTCCCATCCATGAGGCTCTGGAAGCAACATTCCACTAAGTACCTTAAATAACTGCACCTTGCAACCAGGCACTTAGTCACAACATGAACCCAAAAGAAAACTAGCAGGACATATTACAGTAGGTCCAGCTGAAACAGGAAAGGGATTCCACTCTGGGAAAGAATAATGGAGTGACTCCTTCACAAgcaaagataaaagaagttactAAACAAAGATGGAACGGACACTAGTAAGTAATAAGAACTCTAGGAGTTGAGTTCTCACAAGATAGTTTttagaaacagacaaaaagcaTTGCCTATCAGTCTACCATACAGTGCACTCCCATTCTctgtagcaaaataaaaacaaacaaaaaagtaaagaaaaagaaaggacattaatttccttcattttcctaaACATCATCAAGGAAGTTTCCAGCTTAGGAACCTGACAGGAAGAGATCAATGAAACTATGGACTTTAGAGTAGCCAAGGAAGAGTTGCACCTCCAACCCTGATGAATATGGTGGTCTTTTAGGCTACAAATGTAGGTAGGCCTGCCCACAGGCTTGAGGTTCAGACCAACCATCTTCCACTTTATTGGCAGGAGGAAGATAAAGAATGCAACTGTCTTTTCAGATTAGTACAAATCCTGCAGGAAGCACAGGGAGATAGAAACAGTTCAGAGGGTTTTTTCCTACTTACTCCAGCCCATCTacatcctcctcctctgagGATGAGCCACTTTCCTCCAGATCTCGACCCATCCCAACTGGCATTTCCTCTGGGAGTTTTCATACAGCCCAGCCTCTGAGATTCCTTCCTGAAGATTCAAGAGATCTTGCAAGAGCAGTTACCTGCAATAAGGATTAAAAGCACGAAGACATAACCGAGCAGGACAGCAAGACAAATCAGGTAACACAACTCCCACCTCCTGTCAATACATCATCCTCACAGACCTATCAACAAGCCCGTTACAAACTGTAAATCGCCTCCTTGCCAGGGGAGCGTAGGAAGAAGCATCGCCTTCCAGCAGATTATTCCCCGCCTCGCCGTGAGTCATTCGGGCGCTGAAGCGCGTCCCTGCCCGGCGCTGCCCGCGGCCGCAGCACCGCACCCGCCTGCCCAGGCCCGGCCCCGGGAAGCGCCCGCTCCTCCCCGGCGCCCAGACTGCCCCGCCGCCCGGGGTCAGCCAGACACTCGAACGTCCCCACCAGCCCGGGAACGCCTCTCCGGCCCGGCCGCGCGCAGACGGGAGGCTGGAGCCCGGTCTACGCCCCGGCGGCCTGCGGCGGCCCCAAGAGAAGCAGTAGCGGCGGAAAGGACCCGAGGGGCCGTGACTcccgccccggggccgccggACGACTGCCACTCGCCCTGAAacagcagctccctcagccttctgCTCCCCGTACCTGCTCCCGCATTGCCCCGACAGAGCGGCCGAGCAGACACGGCGGCCcggcagccgcagcccctcccGCCGCTTCCCCGTTACTACAACAACCGACGAGCGacggccccgccccggccccagTGCGCAGGTGCCTCGTACCGGCCCCagtgcgcaggcgcaacagccGGACCGCGCGCCGGGCCTTCTCTCCGCCCACCGGCGCCGCTGCTCTCTCCTCCCGCACAGTAGGCGAGGCCAAGGAGAGGCGGGACCGGCTCCTGGTGGTGAGGGACTCGATTGGCGGCGGAGGCCTCACGTCAGCGTGGTGCGTATATGGAGCGGCGCGTCCGCAGCCAATCGGAGCGCCAGGCGGCGGCGTGCGCCgcgggagcgggaggggccccGGTGGGAGAGCGCGGCAGGTGACGGGCTGCGCCGGGCGGTATCCGCGGCGCGGTTGTTGCGGGCAGGATTCGTGCCGCCGGGAGGATGAGCCGGTTCCTAAACGTGCTGCGCAGCTGGCTAGTGATGGTGTCGGTCATCGCCGCCGGGAACACCCTGCAGAGCTTCCGCGACCACAGCTTCCTCTCGGAGAAGCTGTACACCGCCAGCCCCGGCCTCGGTAAGGATCGCGCCGGCCGCCCCGAGGCCTGGAGTCGCCTCCTCAGCGGCTGCTGCCGCACCCGGGAGCCGCCCGCCGCTCCGCGGCGCGTCTGCCCGGCGGGGATGGGGGGCGGCGAGCGGGGCTGCGTGTGTGTCCATGTGCTCCCCCCTTCTCTGCGCAGTGAACGGGCTCCAGGCTCGGACCTTTGGCGTCTGGACCCTGCTGTCATCAGTGATCCGCTGTCTCTGCGCCATCGACATCCGCAATAGGACGTACGTAAAGCAGCACCGGAGAACCCCCGCGGTTTGCTTGGCAGTCACAGCCCGAGCAGCCGTGGCTTAGAGGGCGACGCGGAGGAGGTGGGGAATCGAAAGCTGTCCCTGAGCTTCCCGTAGGGTTGAAAGTGTTTCCCCAAAAAAGCTTAAAGAGCAGTGCGGGATTTGAGTGTTAACAGCTGCTCCCTCTCTTCTGCCTCTGTGGGTAGAGCCTGCAcgtttgcattttgtttctcaGCTCAGGCAGAAATTCGTAGCTCTGAGAACTTCCTATGTCACACATTTCTGAGCTCCAGCTTGGAAAGCATCTTCTGACGGCATTGCTGCTCTGCTGACATTAAGCAACTGCGAATGCTATGGTCTGGTGCTCAGCACCTCTTTTCCTATGACAGCTCAGTTAAGGACTGTGGCAGGTTGAGAGGCCCCTTGCAGTGGTCTTTACCTGCTGCCTTCTTCCAAGCAGTCTCATCTGCACCTGAAGGCACAGCCCAAGGTGCAGCCTGGTGCTGTGGTGGGAGACAGGCCGTTTCTCTGTGTGGTAACAGGAGTATCTCTGGGAGAGGTTTCCAAGTAGGGTGTTTCTGGGTCTGTGCTAGACAAAGCTTGTGTTGGAGTTTGCTATAACTTTTGTCACTCTGTCCCCCTGCCCCGCAGCAGAATTCATTGTTCACCTGGTAGCATGTCCTTGGATTGCCCAGGCTTGTCTGTGGTAGGGAGATGCAGGGACTCTATTATCTTTTTTTAGGGGTGGTGGCAATGACAATTACCATGAAGTGAATTGTTTCTTGGGATTTTTTATGTTGCATCTCTTGGACCTGTTCTCTttcacagctgtgtcccctAGAGGGTAGCAGAGCACAGGTGGGAAGATGTGTTGGGTGATGCAGCCTGGAGTCAGAGAAGTCCTGTTGCCCTAGTTCTCAGCTCATCCAGTTCTTGCTCTATTTCGGTCTGCACATGTGCTTCTGACTTCACTGGTGCCCTGCCCTTGCTCTCCCCTCTTCACCTGCCTTCAAGCCAGATAATGGCTGTCATTTTCAATGTACCATTGAACATGCTGCCCCATTCTCCTCTCAGCTGTTGCCCAGGGAGCTTTTACACCTCAGCAGGCAAGAGACCAAGTGCCCTCTGTGCTGCCACAGTGAGGATAGACTGGGCAGCATGCAGATTTGCCTCTTTTTCCATTCAGCCATGCTCATGCCCACACTATGGGCTATATGATAACCTGGTTCTTTGTGCTCTCCAACAGCCTCTATTACATCACACTCTTCACCTTCTTTTTGGCTCTTGTTCACTTCCTCTCCGAGGTCTTCATTTACCACACTGCAGCCTTGACGATTGGAGTTATGGCACCCCTCATGGTAGCAAGTAAGTAGAGCTCTGGACCCTCCCCCAACAAACTCTCCTTGGAGGTAtgaccccccaaaaaacctctCCATAGGGCTATGAGCTAAAGACAGGGAGGGGATGGTGGGAGGAAACGTCTCATCTCTTGTCCAGCATTTTCCGTACAATTCATCCTGTATCTCCATCACAGGTTTCTCTATCTTGGGGATGTTGATTGGGCTGCAGTACCTGGAGGTAGAAGAACTgtcacaaaacaagaaaaaaaactgaagCTGAGGGCCCTATGTGGATCAGCACTGTCTCCTATCTTCACTGCCAAACTTCTACTAAAGCTCTGCTGAATCAATGTTGGACTCTGTCAATCATTCTTCATTACCAAGTGTTTTCACTTGTCCAGGCAACATTTTGACTGACTGATGCTGAAGACCAAGTCCCAGAGGAGTTTGGCTGAAAGCTTGCGGGGGGCAGTGGGTGGCTGCCACCCTGGAGGACAGCAAGGAATGTCCCAGGCATGCCTAGAGCATTAAGGACTTCTCTCCCAGTGTACCTGCAGGGAGGAGGTGTACAGCTACCCCGGATCCACTGAACACTTCAGACTGGAAAGAGAGAACGTGTGTTATCCCCACACCGTTGTGTAACTTGCATGTATGTGTTCCTCAGGGGCCATTTCTAATAAATGATGGAAAACTGCAGGGCGCTACGTCTGTCTTTCTGCTATACAGCAGCAGGTAGAAGATTTGCAACCTCAGAGCCAACAGCACTTTCTACTGTATGTTGCAGGATAAATCATCTATTTTCATAGAAAACCTACTTTTCCCTGACTCCTTCCCACAAAGTTCCAGGTCGGACTGCTCACATCTCACACGCACATGAACAGTTGTTGCAGCTCTCACTTCAGCAGCGTACTGGTGACAGCATGCTGCACGCATCTGTGAGCAAGGACTGAGCTACCTTTGCAGTGGGCTATAACTACAGAAGATGGAGAAAACAGGAACAGGTTGCTTAGATCTCGATGAAATAATGGCCACAGCAGATAGGCAGTGCATGGAAGGTAGAAAGGAACCAGCAGGATCTCCTAGCTGGGAAGACAGTACATGTGCGGAAAAAAGAGGAGAACACGGCAGGAAAAGAGCACAAAGTAGCATTGGGCAGAAAGATGATTTTTCCattctgcaaaatgtttcaTGCTATTAAAAGAGACAGTTGTAGACTGTTTCAACCATTTAATACAAATGTGTCACATTTCATTGTACACttctaatgtttttattttatatacaaaCATCTGTTGAAAAGCCATTTTAGATGCCCATCCTCAATCCCAAGCTATCAAAGATAGGACTCGAATTTTTTAATGTGTCAAAAGACTGTAcaatttcactctttttttttttttttttttttggtcaaaaatGGTTTGTCAGGATTATTTTTATCCATTCCACCTGGGTGTGGTTTTtgtcccctcctccccaaatgATCTAGGCATAACTGCATTATTTAAGAAGTGTAAGGACACTTGATGTCTCTGCCAGTGGAGGGATGCTGGAAAGGAAGATGGGCAATCAGGACCTACATTTGTGTTTAGAAAATGAGCAGCAGCATACAGAGGGCCAGTGCCTATGAGACACAGACGCTGGTAAGAGggcttcttctttttctctgttatgAAGTAGGAAGCTTCCACATGGGAGCAATTTTGGATTCCCATCGTGCTCAAACCCCTCTCTGTGGCTATGAAGAGCATCACAGTCTTGGCTGGTTATATTGAGAATATAACACTTCACAAAAGCTTTTTATGTAGTGTTGAAACATGCAAAAGGCACTTTATCATTTAAGGAGGAAGACACAGTCCTCAGCCCAGGGACACTGTGGTTTGTCTCACTCCTGTTGCTGATGTAGTGATGAACTGGGCTTAGGCTGTAGCTTcaacataagctgcagaactgGTCCTTGCCTCCAGGCAGAGGAGGCATATTGGTATCTCTCAACTGTTGCTAATATATAGGAACATCAGAGCAACCTCAGCAAATTCTGAACAGAGGTTTATCCCCAGTCTGAGTGCTTCATCTGGGACAGCCACAATAAAATCAGAGccagcagtggcagatgcaCTGCTTTGCACTTGCTGGTGGTGTGCTGAGGCCTGTACCATCACCTCTGCAACACAGAGCATCAGGGGCACCGAGGCAGAGCCATCCCTCTTTCTGAGAGCCAGCTGAAAGCTCTTCCAGGTCTGCTCACAGAATAAGTGTGGTCCAGCTTCTGCATTCCACGTCCAGCTTGCCTGTGAGAAGAGACATGGTGACATGCAGGGTGCCACCCTCATATGCTTAGGGCTAGCCCGGAACTATGGCTTTTCTCAGTatgtgtgctttttctttttcaagtatACATGGTGGGATGGGGCAGAAGCAGTGGGTTTTCCCAGCTTTTCCTCTCAAGCAGCAAAGTCTCCAAAACAGCAAGATACAGAGGTGTAACTGAAGAGAGCAACTCCCTTCGTGTTTTGCTCTTTCATACTCTCTACAAGCAGG from Columba livia isolate bColLiv1 breed racing homer chromosome 5, bColLiv1.pat.W.v2, whole genome shotgun sequence carries:
- the ERG28 gene encoding ergosterol biosynthetic protein 28 homolog, translating into MSRFLNVLRSWLVMVSVIAAGNTLQSFRDHSFLSEKLYTASPGLVNGLQARTFGVWTLLSSVIRCLCAIDIRNRTLYYITLFTFFLALVHFLSEVFIYHTAALTIGVMAPLMVASFSILGMLIGLQYLEVEELSQNKKKN